From a region of the Macrobrachium nipponense isolate FS-2020 chromosome 20, ASM1510439v2, whole genome shotgun sequence genome:
- the LOC135221373 gene encoding glucoside xylosyltransferase 1-like, whose amino-acid sequence MRGLLRPCSSARLFLPESLWDIDAAVLVDTDTLFLRPPEELLREIYKFNESQAAGLAQTSVGYHHRRIPFPKPRGVNTGVMVMNMTRLRALPAGWTGTTLQAFDDHKRKLTVTATNDIINIALGQNIEIYYELDCSWNYGPGACFKGSNTCPNSELTGVHLLHGTSAAFVNNKNIKFRAVFEAWLNFQLGSPLTELLKDIRRRILADSSAKIRCNRLTSLELMFTKSLEKLCGK is encoded by the exons ATGAGAGGTCTCCTAAGACCTTGCTCCTCCGCCAGGCTTTTCCTGCCGGAGTCCTTGTGGGATATAGATGCGGCTGTTCTGGTCGATACGGACACGCTTTTCCTAAGGCCTCCCGAGGAGCTGTTGAGGGAGATCTACAAATTCAATGAGTCACAAGCCGCTGGGTTGGCCCAGACTTCTGTTGGCTATCATCATCGACGC ATCCCATTCCCGAAGCCGAGGGGGGTTAATACGGGGGTAATGGTGATGAACATGACGAGACTGAGAGCCCTTCCCGCAGGTTGGACCGGAACTACCTTGCAGGCCTTCGACGACCATAAACGCAAATTAACTGTCACAGCGACCAACGATATTATCAACATAGCTCTTGGTCAG AATATCGAGATATACTACGAGTTAGATTGCAGCTGGAACTATGGTCCGGGCGCTTGTTTTAAAGGATCCAACACTTGTCCGAATTCTGAGTTAACCGGGGTTCATCTTCTACACGGAACTTCTGCTGCGTttgtcaacaacaaaaatatcaaaTTCCGA GCTGTCTTTGAAGCCTGGCTAAACTTCCAGCTAGGTTCACCCTTGACAGAATTGCTGAAAGATATCAGAAGAAGAATCCTGGCTGATTCATCGGCCAAGATTAGATGCAACAGATTGACTTCGTTGGAATTGATGTTTACAAAATCCTTAGAAAAACTTTGTGGGAAGTGA